The genomic interval AGGAACCGCGCCCGCGGATGCTCGATCAGAAAGGCGCCCATCGCCATCGGCAGCGAGCGCAGCGTGCGTAGCCCTTCCGCGACGACGGCGCCCGGTGCCGAGGTGCGGGCCTGCACCAGCGCGGTCAGCGCGACCTTCGCGCGGGCGGGCGGCAATTCGGCCGTCCCCAGACTCGCGAGGAACGCGGCATCCGGACGGCGCGGCCGCAACAGGCGACGCGGGGTCGCGAACAACGCGGAACAGCAGTCGGCCAAGGCGTGTACGGCAGCGGGTCGCCCGGCGGCGAGATCCGGCTGGATGGTCGGTTGGTCCACAGCGCCACGTTATTCGATCGGCGCGACGCCCCGTAAGCCTCTTCTCCGCAGGGCAAGTTCTCGGCATAATCGCCGGGGGACACCTGACAGCCGGTGATCTCCACCGGATGCGGGAGGGAGCACCCACATGGGTCAGAGCAAGACGATCGAGCCTTACGCGACGCCATGACGGAGCCTCCGCCCGGCCCCGCGGGGCCACAGCGACAACCGCGCACCCACCAGCCACCGGCGGATATCGCCGGGATTCGGCGGGCCGCGCCGCCCCGGGGCCACCGGTGCTCGGGCGGCGGCAGCGTCCGATGCCGACTACTTGCTTTGCCGTACAACGCGTTCCGGCACACACCTGCGGATGAAGCCGGATCCACGCCGGGGCGCGCGCAACCGGGATCGGTTCGGGCGCGGCGCCATCGCGCGCAAGGACGGCGATACGTGCTGTCGCACAGGGTGGTTCGCTCCGCGGGAGTACTCCTGGCCGCGCGTGATGGTTTCCCGGACGGTGTGCCGTCCCGGAAGTGGTCGCAGGCGAGTGACGCCTGCCGTGCGGTGCCGCCGGGTGCGCTGGGAGGCCGCGGTCGAGGCCGGGTGTCCGCCGGGGTACGCCGATGAGTGGTGCGGCTGGTTCTCGCGGCGGGGTGTTGTTTCTGTTTCCCGGGCCGGGCGGGGAGCACGTACGGATGGGGCGGGCACTCGCGGCGCGCTATCCGGTGTTCGCGCGGGCGCTGGACGCGGGGGCGGAGGCGGTGGTGCGGGCCGGGGGCCGTCGGGTGTGGACGCCACGGCACGGGTTCGCGAAGAGCCTGGCGACGGCGGATTCCGTGCAACCGGCGCTGTACGTCTACCAGCTCGCGCTCGCGGAACTGGTGCGGGAGTGGGGGATTCGGGCCGATGCGGTGCTGGGACACGGGGCGGGCGAGATCGCGGCCGCGGTGGTGAGCGGTGCGCTGACACCGGCCGACGGCGCACGGGTGGTGACCACCCGCGGGCACACGCTGGCGCGGCGTGCGGATCCGGGAGCCGCCGCCGTGGTGCAGGCGGCGGCCGAGGAGGTGCGGCGGCTGGTGGAGCCGATGCGTTCGGCGGTCTCGATCGCGACGGTGGACGGGCCGCGCTCGGTGGTGGTGACCGGCGTTCCGCGGTATGTCGAGACGCTGGTGCGGCGGGCGCGGCGGCGGGGACTACCCGCCCGGCTCAGCGCCGTGGACTCCCTGACTCATACCCGAGCCGGCCGAGACGGCGTGTCGGAGTTCGCCTCTCAGCTCGAGGGGATGGCGCCGCGCGCGCCCCGCGTACCCGTCTACTCGACCGTGCGACGCGGTCGCGTCATCACCACGGCCGACCTGACAGCCGACTATTGGGCCGAGAACGCCTCCGGTGCGGTCGAATTCGCCTCGGCACTGGATGCGGCCGCCGCGCACGGCATGTCTACGGTCGTGGAGATCGCTCCCGACCCGACACTCGCCTCCATCGTCCGCGACAACCCGGCCTTCACCGACTCGACCTATCCCCTCGTGGTCGGCGACAACGAGGCCGAGTCGTTCCTCGAGGCGGTCGCCCGGCTCTACGCGTGTGGCCGGCTCGCGGCAGCGGCCCCGGACCATGATCCGGGCGACGCCGACACGCGCACGGAGAAGCCTTCTCCGGCAACGGGATACGAGTGGCTGCTCGCGAACCCACGTACCGCGGCACCGGAGCACGCCGTTGACAGCAGCGATGCGCCGAGAGTTGCCGCGGAGCTCACGGGCGCTCTTCCGGAGACGGCCGTATACGACCCCACGGTGGCTACGGCCACCGAGTGGGCGGCGTCGATTCTGACCGAGGAGTGCTGGGTGCCGGTGGATCGGCCGGATCGGGCCCTTCCGGCGGATCCGCCGTTCTACCAGGGGCTTGTGGTGGGGGAGTCCGCGGCGGCGGCGGGGCTCGAGGCGCATCTGAGCCGGCGGATACCGGCGCTGCGGATTACGCGGGAGCCGGTGGATGCCGGACCGATCGTGGCGTCGATGCTGGCCGATCACGCTGTCCCGACGGCGGTGGCGCTGGTGTGGGCGACACCGGAGTTGCCGGGGCCGGTGACGACCGGGGTCGCCGGGGCGTTGGATGTGCTGCAACGGCTGCAGGGCAGCGCGGCGGTCGCCACCTTGACGGTGGTGCTGACCGATCGGGCCTCCCTGACGCAGCACGCGATCGCCGGTCTGGTCCGGTCCCTGCAATTGGAGTCGCCGGTTCCTACCCGACTGATCTGGACCTCCGACGACGACCCGGCGCAGGTGGCGGATCTGGTGCTGGAACCCGCTGGGCCGCAGGAGGTTCGGGTCTTCGAGCACACGGTCAGCGCGCGGAGGTTCCGGACCGCACCCCGCGTGCCCGAGCCGATCGGCGTGCGGCCCGAGGGTACCTATGTGGTGACCGGTGGTCTCGGCACGCTCGGCTCGGTGGCCGCGCGCTGGCTGCTCGACGCCGGCGCCCGGGACCTGGTGGTGCTCACCCGCACCCCGCGCCCGCTGCCGCAGCTGCTCGACGGCCTGGACGACCGGATCGTCGTGGTCCGCTGCGACGTCACCGATCGCGCCGATCTGGCCAACGCCCTGTTCGACATCCGTGCCTGCGGCTCCACCATCCGGGGTGCGGTGCACGCGGCCGGAGTCCGCCGCGATGCCGAATTCGCCACTGTGACACCGGGTCTGCTGGCGGAACTGTTCGAGCCCAGGGCCGGTGCGGCCCGCCATCTGATCGATCTGACGGCGGCGGACCCGATCGATTTCGTGCTGCTGTCCTCCTCGGCCACCGGTGCGCTCGGGGCTCCCGGGCAGGCCGCCGACGCCGCCGCGCACGCCGCCCTCGACGCGCTCGCGCGCAACCGCGTCGACGACCGGGTGCGCAGTATCGGCTGGGGCCATTGGATATCAGGCCCGGTCACACCCACGACGGACGCGCGCTGGCGGCGCGCCGGTGTGACGCCCTTCGACGTGGCGCGCGGCACGGCCGTGCTGTCCGTCGCCCTCGCCCACCGCACCCCGGCCCTGCTGGCCGTGGACTACACCCCGACCGGCGACACCTCACCGATGGCGGCACGCCTGCGCAATACGATCCCGCCACACTCGACTCGACCACGCCGCGCCGCAGGCGACAGCACCGCCCTGCCCGGCCGTCCGGCAGCCGCTGCCCTGAGCACAGCACCGGCAGAAGACCTCCGCACCACTCGCCACCGCGATTCGCCTCGGGACGGGCGCTGCTCAGTCCGGGGCGCGGCCGAGTAGGCGGTCGGTTTCGCGGCGTTCGCGTTTGGTGGGGCGGCCGGAGCCGCGATCGCGGCGCGGCATGGTGGCGAGAATTTCCGGGGCAGGCGGGGGCGGAGACTTGTCGATCAGGCATTGGGCGGCGATCGCCGCGCCCACGCGCTTGGCGATGACTCGTTCCACGATGACGATGCGTTCTACGCCGTGCACTCGGACGCGCACTTCGTCGCCGGGTTTGATCTGATGAGCGGGTTTGACCGCGACGCCGTTGACGCGGACGTGCCCGGCTCGGCAGGCCGTCGCGGCCGCCGATCGAGTTTTGAACAACCGCACCGCCCACACCCAGGAATCGATCCGGGCGGTGCCGAGTGTCTGATCCGTTTCCGCGCGCATACGTTCAGAAGGTTACGCGCGGGCGGAGCGAGGCAACAGGTCAGGCGACGCGACGTGCGGTGACGATCGAGTCGGGGTTCAGGTTCGAGTACTCGACGGGCTCACCGGCCTGCGGCGCGTGCAGGATCTTACCGTCGCCGGCGTACATGGCCACGTGGCCGCCGCCGTTCTGGATGATCAGATCGCCGGGCTGCAGGTCCTGGTAGGCGACCGGCTTGCCGACGTGCGACTGCTCGAAGCTGGTGCGCGGCAGGTCGATTCCGGCCTGCTTGTAGGCCCACTTCACCAGGCCGGAGCAGTCGAAGCCGTTGGGGCCGTTGCCGCCCCAGACATACTGGGCGCCGATCTTGCTGCGTGCGGCGTCGAGGGCGATATCGCCGTTGGTGCTCGGCTTCTGCTGGTCGAACAGGCCGGGCATGGCCGGTCCGGGCGCCATCGCCTGCGGGGCCGCCAGGGACTGCTGGAAGCCCTTGATCTCGTCGGCGTGATCGGCGAGGGCCTGGTTGGCCTGGGCCACCTGCTGGTCGTACTCGGGGCCGAGCGGCACGTCGAAGTTGCCGAAGCCGGGGACATTGATGGTCGCTGCCTGCGCCGAAATGGCCGGCATAGCACCAGTGGAAGCGGCGACGGCGCCGAAAACCAGCGCACCCTTCACGGAATTCGGGAGCCGAGATTCCCGCTGCAAGCTGTGTTTACCCACCGAGCTGAGTCTCCTGTTTCTTCCTGCCCACCCACCGACCGGGTTAGCTGACGGGTTCGGGCCGGGAAGTTCGGCCCTACCCGATCGGCCTTGTGACCGAAAGGGATTCACCCCACAAACCTGGGTCCCCGGCTCGATGATCGGGCTGCCCACCCGACCACCGATTAGGCGGTAACTCGATGGGCCGCCTCGCCTGCGAAGCGACTGCCTCCATCGGGTCACGAAGAGATTACGACGAGCGCGCCGTGTTGTCCACCCCACAGCGCAGCGTGTTCGGCCGCGTCCGCGAACCGCCAGCCCAGCTTCCGATTTCGCGTGTTCGGGCCGGTGATAACGACTCGGCATCACGGCCTGCGACGGTGTTATCGAACCGAGAAGCGCCGGCGTTACCGCTCCAGCGCGCGCTCCAGTGCCGTGATCCGCTCGCGCGCCTCGGCCAGTTCGACCTCCAGCCGGCCCAGCGCTATCACCAGCGGGCCGACCGCGAGATCGGCGACCAACTGCGGATCGTCGAGACCCTGCTCGATCGCCGACACGATGTTGCGGCGGATGCGGGTGGCCACCGGAGCGTTCTCGGGCACGTTCCAGGATTCGACGACCTCGACCACGGTGGGGGCGGCTTCCTCCGACATGACTCTCCCTGCGCTGGGACCGGTTTCGTGACGTTCTCCAGCGTAGGTACCCGCTCGCGGGGCCTGCATGCCGGACGATAGCTATCTCTAGGGCTTTCGGTAGATGCCACGAGAATCTGGTCACGACCCGCTACGGTGTTCGGGCATGGACCCCGTGCGGAATCCGTATGCCCCCGGCGCCGGTCAGCGACCGCCCGAACTGGCCGGACGCGCCAAGCAACTCGACACCTTCGATGTCGTGCTCGAGCGCGTCTCGCGCGGACGTCCCGAACGCAGTGTGATGCTCACCGGGCTGCGCGGCGTCGGAAAGACGGTTCTGCTCAACCAGCTTCGCTCCATCGCCCGCTCGCGCGGTTGGGGCACCGGCAAATTGGAGGCCCGGCCCGACCAGGAGCTGCGCCGGCCGCTGGCCTCCGCGCTGCACATGGCGGTGCGGCAGGTGGCCGTGGCGCACCGCAATCAGGAGATGGTGGACGACTTCCTGGGGATCCTGAAGGCATTCGCCCTGCGCGCCACGGCCGACAAGGGCATGCGCGAGCGCTGGCAGCCCGGCATCGACGTCCCGGCCGTCACGGGGCGCGCGGATTCCGGCGACATCGAGATCGATCTGGTGGAGCTGCTGATGGAGGCCGGTCAGCTGGCGCAGGACAGCGGCGTCGGCATCGCGATCTTCATCGATGAGATGCAGGACCTCGGCCCGGCCGACATCTCCGCCATCTGCGGCGCGTGCCACGAGCTGAGCCAGGAGGCGGCGCCGCTGATCGTGGTGGGCGCGGGCCTGCCGCATCTGCCCGCGGTGCTGTCGGCGTCGAAGAGCTACTCCGAGCGACTGTTCGGCTACCACCGGATCGACCGGCTGGACCGCGAGGCCGCCGATCTGGCCCTGATCGCACCCGCCGAACGAGAGCAGGTGAAGTTCACCGAGGCGGCGCTGGACGTGCTGTACCACAAGGCCGACGGCTACCCGTACTTCGTGCAGGCCTACGGCAAGGCGACCTGGGATGTGGCGGCACAGAGCCCGATCGGCGCCGAGGACGTCGAGCTGGCCGCGCCCGCCGCCGAGGAGGAACTGGCGGTCGGCTTCTTCGGCTCGCGGTACGAGCGGGCCACCCCCGCCGAGCGAGAGTACATGCGCGCCATGGCCGATCTGTCCGGCGACGACGGCCCGGTGGCCACCGCGGCGGTGGCCAAGGAGCTGGGCCGCAAGCCCGCCTCGCTGTCACCGGCCCGCGACGGGCTGATCAAGAAGGGGCTGATCTACTCCGCCGAGCGCGGCACCATCGGCTTCACGGTCCCGCATTTCGGACGGTACCTGCGCAGCGTCAGCACCTGAGCGACCCGCGCGGCGATCACGGCATACGGACGCAGCGCCCGCGGGCGGCAGCGGTCGTCGAGTATTTCTACGGATATCTAGCGAAGTACGGAGATTGTTGTAGAAAGACCTCACGAAGTTCTAGGACCGGACCGTTCCTAGTTGATTCCTACCGTTGCCTCCATGAGCAGCAGCACGGAGATTCAACCCTTCCACATCGACATCCCGCAGTCGGAGCTGGCCGACCTGCGTCGGCGGCTGGCCGAGACCCGCTGGCCCGCGGAGCTTCCCGGTCCGGCACGCAGCCGGGGCGTGCCGGTCGAGGAGATTCGCGAGCTGGCTCGATACTGGGGCAGCGAGTTCGACTGGCGCGCGGCGGAGCGGCGGCTCAACGAGGTTCCGCAATACCGCACCGAAATCGACGGCGTCGCAGTGCATTTCCTGCACGTGCGCTCCGCGGACCCCGACGCGATACCGCTGGTGCTGAATCACGGATGGCCGAATTCCGTCGCCGAGTTCACCGACCTGATCGGGCTACTGACCGAACCCGAGGATCCGGCGGCGCAGGCATTTCACGTGGTGGCGCCGTCGGTTCCGGGATTCGGCTGCTCGGACGCGCCGCGCGAGACGGGCTGGACCGTCGAGCGCGTCGCATCGATGTGGGCACGGCTCATGGCCCGGCTCGGCTACGACCGCTATCTGGTGCAGGGTGGCGACCTGGGCAGCTACGTGGCCACGGCGCTGGCCGACGCGGCGTCGGAACATGTTGCGGGCCTGTACATCACCGGCGGGCTCGGCTTTCCGACCGAGGCCGACGTCCCGGAGCTGACCGAGGCGGAGCACGCGGCCTACACCGCCATGATGGCGGCGGACTGGGTGACCGGCGTCGACCACCACGCGCTGCTGCGGTCGGCGCCGCAGACCTTCGACTTCGGCTGGAGCGATTCTCCGGTGGCGGCGCTGGCCTGGATGTGGCAGAAGTTCCACGACTTCAGCGCCGCCGGTCCGCTCGCCGACGCGATCGACCGCGACGCCTTCCTGACGAATCTGAGCATCTACTGGTTCACACGCTCGTTCGGCACGTCGGCCTGGCCGTATTACGACAGCATCGGCTTCGCCTGGCCGCGGGGTTCGGCGGCGGTGCCGACCGGGGTCTACAGCGGCCCGCCCGGCGTCCGGCGGCTCGCCGAACGCACCGCGAAGATCGCGCACTGGCCGGCGGACAATCCGGCGGGCCATCACTTCATCGCCATGGATCGGCCCGACGCGTACGCCGCCGACCTGCGCAGATTCGTAGCGGCCAGCAGTCGTTAGCACTCTCGAGATAAAACTTCCTATATCTAGTCGAAAGATTAGATATAGGAAGATTGCGCTACGGCGTCGCGCCCGGGCGGGTGGACGGCAGGAACGGCGTGAGCAGATTCTGCTCGGTGGACGGGCCGAACTGCCATTCGGCGATCCACGGTCCGGTGCCCTCGCTCGGATCGGACACGCCCTGCTCGAGCCATTGGTACCGGCCGTCGAGCACCCCGCGGGCGACCGCGGTATCGGCGTCGTCGGTGTTGTCCCACAGCTCGTCGAACAGGCGCTCGATCCGCAGCCGCGATTGCTTGCAGAAGGTGTCGGCCAGTTCCTCGGCCGCCGCGGCCTCCGCGCCGCCCGCCGCCCGCAGCGCCCGCGCCCGGACGCAGGCCGCGGCCATCGCGAACAGTTCGGCGCCGATATCGACGATCCGGCCCAGGAATCCCTGCCGGTACTCGAGTTTCGCCTGCCAGCGACCCATGGCGTACATCAGCGACCGGGCCTGCTTGCGCGACATCCGCTCGACGAACCGGACGTGCTTGGCCAGCGGCCCGAACTCGGCGTACGTCGCCGGCACCGAGCCCGCGCCGACGGCCAGCT from Nocardia wallacei carries:
- a CDS encoding SDR family NAD(P)-dependent oxidoreductase: MSGAAGSRGGVLFLFPGPGGEHVRMGRALAARYPVFARALDAGAEAVVRAGGRRVWTPRHGFAKSLATADSVQPALYVYQLALAELVREWGIRADAVLGHGAGEIAAAVVSGALTPADGARVVTTRGHTLARRADPGAAAVVQAAAEEVRRLVEPMRSAVSIATVDGPRSVVVTGVPRYVETLVRRARRRGLPARLSAVDSLTHTRAGRDGVSEFASQLEGMAPRAPRVPVYSTVRRGRVITTADLTADYWAENASGAVEFASALDAAAAHGMSTVVEIAPDPTLASIVRDNPAFTDSTYPLVVGDNEAESFLEAVARLYACGRLAAAAPDHDPGDADTRTEKPSPATGYEWLLANPRTAAPEHAVDSSDAPRVAAELTGALPETAVYDPTVATATEWAASILTEECWVPVDRPDRALPADPPFYQGLVVGESAAAAGLEAHLSRRIPALRITREPVDAGPIVASMLADHAVPTAVALVWATPELPGPVTTGVAGALDVLQRLQGSAAVATLTVVLTDRASLTQHAIAGLVRSLQLESPVPTRLIWTSDDDPAQVADLVLEPAGPQEVRVFEHTVSARRFRTAPRVPEPIGVRPEGTYVVTGGLGTLGSVAARWLLDAGARDLVVLTRTPRPLPQLLDGLDDRIVVVRCDVTDRADLANALFDIRACGSTIRGAVHAAGVRRDAEFATVTPGLLAELFEPRAGAARHLIDLTAADPIDFVLLSSSATGALGAPGQAADAAAHAALDALARNRVDDRVRSIGWGHWISGPVTPTTDARWRRAGVTPFDVARGTAVLSVALAHRTPALLAVDYTPTGDTSPMAARLRNTIPPHSTRPRRAAGDSTALPGRPAAAALSTAPAEDLRTTRHRDSPRDGRCSVRGAAE
- a CDS encoding RNA-binding S4 domain-containing protein: MRAETDQTLGTARIDSWVWAVRLFKTRSAAATACRAGHVRVNGVAVKPAHQIKPGDEVRVRVHGVERIVIVERVIAKRVGAAIAAQCLIDKSPPPPAPEILATMPRRDRGSGRPTKRERRETDRLLGRAPD
- a CDS encoding C40 family peptidase, with the protein product MPAISAQAATINVPGFGNFDVPLGPEYDQQVAQANQALADHADEIKGFQQSLAAPQAMAPGPAMPGLFDQQKPSTNGDIALDAARSKIGAQYVWGGNGPNGFDCSGLVKWAYKQAGIDLPRTSFEQSHVGKPVAYQDLQPGDLIIQNGGGHVAMYAGDGKILHAPQAGEPVEYSNLNPDSIVTARRVA
- a CDS encoding AAA family ATPase; amino-acid sequence: MDPVRNPYAPGAGQRPPELAGRAKQLDTFDVVLERVSRGRPERSVMLTGLRGVGKTVLLNQLRSIARSRGWGTGKLEARPDQELRRPLASALHMAVRQVAVAHRNQEMVDDFLGILKAFALRATADKGMRERWQPGIDVPAVTGRADSGDIEIDLVELLMEAGQLAQDSGVGIAIFIDEMQDLGPADISAICGACHELSQEAAPLIVVGAGLPHLPAVLSASKSYSERLFGYHRIDRLDREAADLALIAPAEREQVKFTEAALDVLYHKADGYPYFVQAYGKATWDVAAQSPIGAEDVELAAPAAEEELAVGFFGSRYERATPAEREYMRAMADLSGDDGPVATAAVAKELGRKPASLSPARDGLIKKGLIYSAERGTIGFTVPHFGRYLRSVST
- a CDS encoding epoxide hydrolase family protein, which encodes MSSSTEIQPFHIDIPQSELADLRRRLAETRWPAELPGPARSRGVPVEEIRELARYWGSEFDWRAAERRLNEVPQYRTEIDGVAVHFLHVRSADPDAIPLVLNHGWPNSVAEFTDLIGLLTEPEDPAAQAFHVVAPSVPGFGCSDAPRETGWTVERVASMWARLMARLGYDRYLVQGGDLGSYVATALADAASEHVAGLYITGGLGFPTEADVPELTEAEHAAYTAMMAADWVTGVDHHALLRSAPQTFDFGWSDSPVAALAWMWQKFHDFSAAGPLADAIDRDAFLTNLSIYWFTRSFGTSAWPYYDSIGFAWPRGSAAVPTGVYSGPPGVRRLAERTAKIAHWPADNPAGHHFIAMDRPDAYAADLRRFVAASSR